Within Desulfobacter sp., the genomic segment TATTGCAAATGCCTTTCAGAGCCTCCCATTCTAGAAAGACTGTGAATCACATAAGCCACTTTGATTCGTTTTTTTTTTGATTTCGTCATTTTAAACAGAAGATTGTTTTAGATTATTTTCACACCATAATTGGAGATTTAACAGAAGCCATATTCGTGTGGCCTCTTTTTCAGGAAATCTACAAAACGCATCTAAATGCCCTTGTACCGCTTTCGGGTTAAGGATACCGTATGTTTCCACACTTCTCTTAGAAAGAAGATCTGAAACCATCTCAAAAAGGTTATCAGCAAGCCACTTTGTCAAAGGGATTGAAAAGCCTTTCTTGGGACGATCATAAAGATTTTGCGGCAGGTATCGACTCAATGCTTTTTTTACAAGTAACTTACCCTGGTCACCAGGACGATTGGCCTTTAACGGTAGATTTGCAGCGAACTCGACAAGCCTCCGGTCAAGCATGGGAACCCTTACCTCAAGCCCTTCTGCCATTGAAGCCCGGTCCACCTTGACCAAAAAATCCCCAGGCAACCATGAAAGCAGACCTAATTTGAAGATATTATGGTACATCTCGTCTCGACTTCCAGGTTTGTCATTGAAAATCCCATCCACAAGGCCAGAATAACTTCCCACTGATGTGCCGATCAAGTTTTTACGCATCACTGGACTAAAAAGGCAATTGTATTTTACTGCTTCAGAAAACTTTCTTTCCAATACGCCTTCAATGATAGTGTTCTCATACCTCTTTCGAAAAATGGTTTTAAAAAAGAGCTTCCTGATACCAAGGGGCGCTCTGAATATATTAGCCAGCCGATCGAACTGTTTATACCATTGATATCCATGAAACAATTCATCTCCCCCATCTCCGGAAAGACATACTTTTAGGTGGGCTCCTGCATACCTTGTCAAAACAATGGATGGTATTGCCGAGGCATCTCCGAATGGCTCATCATACACCGAATAAAGGCTTTGAACCAAATCAACCATGTCATTCCCTTCGACATAATGTTCATGGTGGCTGGTTCCGAGTTGTTTTGCAATCTTTCTAGCAAAAACAGCTTCGTTAAATTCCGGCTCAGAAAAACCAATAGTAAAAGTTTTCAGCTCTGGTCCGTAATGCTTCCTTGCCACAGCTGCTACTAATGAAGAGTCAAGCCCTCCGCTTAGAAAACAACCAACGGATACGTCTGACACCAATTGCTCTTTTACCACTTTGTTAAATAATTCATCAAACCTTTCAGCGGCATCGGCTTCGTTGAAAGCTATGTCCCGCTGATCTTGAGAGAAGGGTACGTTCCAGTGCTTTTCCTTTATGGACCGTCCCGTTTCCGTTGACACGACCAGGGTATGCCCTGGCTCAAGCTTGTGAACATTTGATACAATAGAATGAGGTGCCGGAATATATCTAAGGGACAAATAATCTGCCAGTGCTGCCGAATTAATTTTCCGTTCAACCATTGGAAGGCTAAGAAGTGCCTTCAACTCGGAAGAGAAGGCAAAGGAATTATTTCCCTCAAAATAGTAAAGGGGTTTTATACCAATTGAATCCCTGCTAACGACAATTTGTGAACGCCTTTTATCCCATATGGCAAAGGCAAACATACCGTCAAGGTATTTGGCGGCATGAATCCCCCATTCCTTATAAGCCGCCATAACGACCTCGGTGTCCCCTTCAGAATTGAACAGATATCCTTTGGCTTTTAATAATTGGCGTATCTCTTTGAAATTATAGACCTCTCCATTATAGACAAGCACCAAGTCGTTACTGCGGTCGATAAAAGGCTGATTTGACTTAGACGAAAGGTCCAAGATGGAAAGACGTTCGTGCCCGAATGCAACATTCACCTTGGCCGACTGATCTGATTCGGGATGAAAGAAAAACCCTTCTGCATCCGGCCCCCGATGAGACAATAATAGCCCCATTCGAGCCATCCAGGCCTTTTCAATTCCTTGACCGTCAAACCTCGCGAGTCCAAAAACCCCACACATGACTACTAAAACCGCCCCATATATTGAACACCCATGTAATACCCTATTTTCTGTCTATCATACTTGCTTTTCGCCAGACTCGATAATTTAAAATCCCCCACCATGCAAACGTCAGTATAGCCGTAAACACGATCATTAGAACCAGCTGTTTCAACACTAATCCTACAATTACATACAAGGCCAGGTTGTGGGTATGAGGTGCAATCTGCATTTTTATTTGAGACATTATAGTTTGGTATTTTTTGGCACCCTTCCCTTCAACATTAGCTACAGATTCAGGCGGTACATTTGGCCCTTCAAGAAGACCTCTCAATTGAACGAATTTTTCGTATAAATGGGCATCCCCGCACATTAGAACGCGCACCCAGGCCATCAAAAGAACAACAAGTGGAAACAAAACCCAGAAACTATTCTCATATTCCAATCCCAGTCGGAAACCAACTGCAACATAAAGAATTACAAACCCTATTCGGTCTATCTGATTGTCCAGCCAAGTCCCCCAAAGGGACAAATCATTTTTCATTCTGGCAAGCGTACCATCGGCTGCATCCAATACTGAAAACAAGAAAATCATAAACGAAGCCAACAAATCATAACGATACTCATTAAATTGGATTAGCGAGCCGGCTATGATTATCCATAAAAGGCGGGATGCGGTAAGGTGATTTGGGCGTATCGGGGTTTTTATCAAAACGAGACATAGATAATAACTAACACGACGATAAAATGCCTTTATCCATTGACCATGTTTTTTTTCCATAACTTATTTCCTGATTATATTTCGTTGAACCGTCTGCCTCAATTTAAAGAATAAAGCCTTCATGTTATTTCCGATCAGTAAAATGGTCTCCTGTTTAATGATAAACAATTGATACGGCGATAGTTCAAAATAATATTTTAATAACAATGTGGCCATTACCGCCATAGCAAAATTAGATGTAGAATAAGCCAGAGCCACCCCTGACACACCCTGAGAATGAATAAAAACCAATATTAATAGTAAATTTATCACGAACCCAATTGACCGAATGAATGTCTTGATCAATGGTCTGCCCGTATGTGTAAAGGTTACATTACAGATACGAATATAGGACAGAAACATTGCTCCGGGTAAAAGCACCCAAGTCAAAGGTATAACAGAAGCAAAGGCTTCACCATACATTAAATTTACAAACGGCGTAACAAGAGTGGCACAAGCAGAACCAGTTATGATCATATAGATGGTAGTACTGCTGATTAGTAGTGGTAAGAAGTTTTTTACTTCGCCTTCAGTGCTCATAGATACTTTTGGCATAAAAGAGATTGTAATCTTTCTGATTAGCATGGCGGAATAATTGGCAAAATTCTCGGCAAGCGCATAACAACCGACGACATCAACTGAAAAAAATGAAGTTAAAATGAGCTTCACAACACTTTGGTTGGCTTTTTGAATAACGGCGCCCATATACCCTTTACCACCAAATGAAAAAAGGCTTCTGCATATTTCCCAGTTCGGCAACAGTGCTCTGATACTCAGCCCCCCTTCTATAGATTTTAATAAAAAACCAATGCATGAAGCCGTTGAAAGCATATGGGTCGCGATAGTCAAACAAACCATAGAAAGAATATTCCCGTCAAAGCAATATAACAATATAATGATTAGAATAAAACGAACCGATGCTGGAAAAATTTCAGATAGAATACCATATGCACTCATTCGGTAGGTTCCCTGAACAAGAGACAGCAAATTATTTTGCATTAAAATAAATGGCACGGACAGTAAGGAAATGCAAAGCAAGGATTGATCGACCTTATCATTCAAAACAAATGCCGAAAAAAAATCAATAAACAAGACAGAACCCGAGTAGTAAAGCATTCCGATTGTAAAGCCGAACAGTGCCCCGACGCCTAAAAGAGGCGTCATAGGTATCTTTTTCTTGTTTAGGTGGAAAATTAATGATGGGCCTAAGCCAAAGGAGCCCAAAGATGAGAACAAATTCGGTAAAATAAAAAGTATGACATAGGCCCCGTATTGATTGGGCCCTAATATGCGTACGGCAAGTATGCTGTTCAAGAGACTAATGGCGCTGGCTACCAGGGAAAGCGAAAAAAATTGTGCTGTCTTTTTAAAAAAACTCATTGGTCATTAAAAAATGAGAAAAAGCACTAAGCGTCTATGTTTCACCAAACGTATGTCCTCTTGACGCATCTTGATCACCTATCGAGGCCAGCTTGTTAGCAATAGCAGTCAACATCATTATAATCCCAAAAACAGATAACCGCTTTTCCAAATGCGGGACTAAAGGGCAAACTAAAGCAAAACTAATCACCATGTATTGACACCCGCTCCCAACCCCTCTAATGGACTGATTTTTACCCACCTTTTTTACCATTCTGGCTTTCCGGTAGGTAATAATAAAAAAAATTAAAAAGAACAAAAGACCGATTATACCGATTTCAATTATTTGATTTATAAAAATATTATGAGTATTAAAATCCGCCAAACTGGAAAATCCTTTATTTAAAAAGAGAGGCTTATCCAATTCGGTCGCATGAAATCCTCGCCCCAAAAATCCATCCCGAAATGAAATTAAAAGGCCTTCAGCTATCAATTGTGATCTTCCAGAAAATAGCGAAACTTTCCCCATATTTATAAATTCATATATTCTATCGCCCAAATTAACAGAATATTCAGAATTTAGCACAAACCCGACTGTTAAGGTTCCCGCGAGACTTAGGAACGTTTTCTTTTTACCTAATTTACTAAATAATACAAATAAAAATAATAGGACAGTTAAAATAATGCCGGCTCTTGAATAGCAGATATAACTAATACCCATTGTGAGAGTAAGCAATAAAACTGAAATAAGAAAAAATCTTTTTTGGGCTTTCACATATCCTATCCAAAAGCTGACAAATACAAATATGAATAGTGGATTTTCACTCGTTCCCCCAATCCAATTCCATACGTATCCTCTATCTACCCAATCCTTTGCAAAAGAGTATGATTCCATTATGGAATTTCCAGAAAGAATTCTAAGAGTCATACCATACCAAGCAGTGTATGCTGCGAACAAAATCGTAAAAGCAAAAAACAGCTTTAAAACCACCGGAGTAATACTAAAATCATCATTGCAGTTAAAATTTCGATACGTAATGACATAAACAATAGCCGAGAGAGATGTGGTTATATATATATGTATTAAAAATAAGGCATCTTCAGAGAACATTATTTTTTGTAATTCGACACATGTAAAGAAACCACAGATAAGAATGAATAAAAGGTAAACAACTCCGGAATTATCAATCCATTTATTAATCGGTTCTTTCCTAAAAATATAAATCGTAGAGCCTAACAGCATAAGAATTGTAAATTCGATGATTCTCTGGCTCGAATCTGAAAAATATGGCAAAGGTAAAAAAAATATAAAAGATAAAAGGAGAATTGCAAAACTCTCAAAATGAGCTTTCATTTTTGCCTTATCAGAGGCCTCCAAGGTTTTGCTTTCCTTAATAACATTAAAGGTTTCTTGATATCTGGTTACTTACCCCATAATCAGTATCTATAAATCGAATATCAAACATTGGGCCGATACCTTCGAATTCCCAGTGACACCTGAGATTAAAATCAAGATCAAGCAAATACAAAAAAGCATTCTTACCGATTCTCTCGCCTTTGGAACCATACATAGAACCGCCAAGTAGAATAAATTCATGATTCATGGCAAGGCCTCGAGTAAAATGCTGCGCTGTAAAAACTATTTCTCTATTATTGATCAGCTGGCCTGGCATTGAATCGCAATGGAGAAACAAATCACCGTATATAATTGTATTGTGAGCACAAACTCCAATGTCTGAAACGGTTTCAACCACGTCAAGAGAACGCTTATCCAGTATCAGTAAGCTACTTTTTTTGTTACTATATTGGGTATAATTGTGAGCCACGACATATACTTTATCTCCAGTTGAAAAAACAGAGTTTAGGTGTCCATAGTTTGGAGACTGTTTTCCATTTTTCAACCTACCTAAAGGATAAATGTGTTTTTTGGGCTTTCCTTTATCATCAAAGATTCTGATACAATTGTTAGATGGATCTGTTAGCCATAAGTCTCCATCAATGAAATCGATTTGATGGATATTCCTTGGCAAATTTTGTCGGAAGATTTTCACTTCCGGAATTTTAATTCCATTTAATTTCAGTTGAAGTACCCGTCCTGAGTACTTCAACTTCTGGTAGATGTAGATTTGCTTGTCATTGCCTTTTGTAATCCCGAAAAACTCTCCGGCTAACAATTGCGTGACTGCGCTTTGACCGCATAAATACAATCCCGTACCAGTTGAAAATAAAGCCTCAGGGAATTGACTATATGATTGATTATGGCAAAAAAACTTAACCGCCGAAACCTTTGAAAAATCACGGCGGCTCTGATACATTTCAATGTATTTTTTAAGAATTACTTTTGGATTTCTCATCTATTGAAGTTTCCATAAACTCCGAATCCAGTTACCCTGTTTTCGTCCCGATGGATTATAGTATTTAAAGTTCGGATTATTTGCAACCAATTGAAATATTACAGAAAGATATATAAAACCAGACAAACACTTCAGAACCGCGGCAGAAAAGTTGCGCCATATTCCTTTACTTTTCCTATGAAAATCAATTAAATCTTGATGCAGGCCTTTAACCCAACTATTATTTTGCCGATCTGAGGAGTTCCTCTGAATGGTTTCCGTATCTTCCCCTACGGTTAGAAGACGTTGACTTTTGAAAGCGTATTGCTCCATGAACCGATTAATATTAGTCGGGTTGAAAAAATGAACATGGGAATCCGTTTTATATTGAAAAACGATTCGGTTATGAATCTTCACCTTATTTTCATTGGGAATCTCTATAAAAAGGAACCCATTTTTTGATATAATCTGTTTCAAGCCCTGAATAAAAACAGGCAATTCCAATATATGTTCTAGAACATGCGACAATAAAATGATATCATATCGCTTCTCTGCGACTTTCTTTAGGTCAAATGGAGATACAATGAGGCTCAAGTCAAATTTCTGCATAGCAAAATCTGCCAACTCTTGACGTGGTTCAAATCCGTTTACCCTTGCGCCTTTTATAGCAAAGTTATTTAACAGACAACCAATTCCGGCACCAATTTCCAGAACTCTCAACCCACTCATTGGTCTATCCAAATATTTCTTAATGAATCTAAATTGACTCCGTGCTCTTAGTTTTTGAGATTGACGATAATAAAATGAAACTTTACGTTCCTGTTCTCTATAAAACTTTCTGTAGTGCTGTTCAACATCGAACTCGGATGGCAATGGGGATGTTGTCATAAATTTACATTTTGGACACAGAATTATATATGAACCTGAAAATTCTTGATGCTCACCAATTAATTCCCATGAGGTCCCTCCACAAACAAGGCAAACCTCTTTGATTTCATGACTGTCAATGCCAATTTGTTGTTTTCCCAATATCATATTTTCCTGAAAAATTGGCATAAGATGCCATTCAGCTTAATGCCCTATGGATTTATTCCCGCAATTCCCAATATGCATTTCAGTTATTCAACAGTTGAAACAATACATAACGCTGCTGATTTATTTTCTATACCTTACCTATCTTTTCATACTCATAAATTTGATCGATTCGTACTTGATGTCTTCCCCCTTCATATTCAGCAGTCAACCAGCTATCAACAATCATCTTTGCCAGTTCAGCTCCCACCACTCTGGCTCCCAATGCCAGCACATTGGTATTGTTATGCTCTTTTGAGGCTTTAGCAGAAAAAGGCTCAGAGCATACAACAGAACGAACACCTTCAAATTTATTAGCAGCGATGGACATCCCAACACCAGTTCCGCATATTAAAATTCCCTGATTGCAACTTCCACGTTGAATGGATTTGCATACGTCAGCAGCCACGACAGGATAATCCATCCGTTCAGCAGAAAACGTCCCGAAATCCTTATACGATATACCCTTTTCTGACAAATGGGCTTTAATGGCCTCTTTAAGATCAATAGCTACATGGTCACAACCTATTGCAATAGACATATGAAAAGCACCTAAAATTAATTATTTAGAATTATATTATTGTTATAGCCAATTTCCCCCGCAGCCTTGAGTTCACTGACTTTAGAAGCCCAGTCAGGAGATTGAACGATGACTGAGCAAACGACACAGGCGTTTGCACCTAAAGTCATCACCTCCCTTATCGTGTTCTCATGCATTCCCCCATCAATGACAATTTCCAAATCAGGGGCTTCCTGTCTCAGACGAATAATTTTCTCAGATGTTGACTGGATGTACTTCTGGCCTGAATATCCGGGATTGACTGCCATTAATAAAATTCTGTCAACATCGGGGAGATACTCAGCTATCTTTGATACAGGTGTTTCCGGATTAACACAAAGCCCTGCCTGAAACCCTTTTTTATGTATAGCATCGATAATGTCTGAATGATTATCAACGGATTCAAAATGAAATGTAAAGCTGTCTATGTTCTGCAGTCGATCAAGGTAATGCAAAGGATCATAACTCATTACATGAACGTGTTTGGGCAGATCAGTACGAAACTCACTTATAAATTCAGTGGAAAAAGCCTCAACCGGTACAAACTCTCCATCCATAATATCAAGATGAACCGAATCCACCAATGGCAAAAGTTTTGGAAGACTGTTTTGTAATTTATGTTTTTCAAGACATAAGAGCGAAAATTCAATCATCGTTTTACCTTCATTATGAAAATAAATCCCAAATTGCATCAGGGACCTTTGACCCGATATCAATTTGCCCTATTATATTTTTATTCGAAAACCCTTTGTTATAGCGATGCCGAATCAAAACACAGGACATTCCAGCAGATTCAGCGGCAAGGCATCCAGATGGACTATCTTCAAAAACCAGACATTCTCTTGATGCCACCTCAAGTTTCTCGGCTGCACGCAAAAAAATCTCTGGATCAGGCTTCGGCCTTAACACCTGATTGCCCATTACCAACGCCTGCTGGTGGAAACCCAAACGTTCTATAACGATTTCCACATACCGACCATATGAATTCGTTGCAATGGCAACCGATATTTGATTTTCGATTAATTTTTTAGCCAATGAAACACAATCGTCAATCAAAGGGGCTCTTGCTGCGACGTCCAACAGCAGTTGTCTCCTTGCTTTGATTAATTTTTGTGCATCTCCTTTCAACCCCAATTTATCCAAAATGAGGGACACATTCTTTTCTTCCGAACATCCTATAAACTGGGAGGGCTCCAGAGATACAGATAGCCCGAATTCATTTTCCAGAAGTCTGCTATAAGTTTGAATTCGATCAAGCTCAGAGTCTATCAATACACCATCTAAATCAAAAAGAGCTGCTTTCATGATAACAAAATCATTTCCGCCTTTTTCAAATCTGAAACGGTATTCACCTCTAACAATATCCCCGAATACTCTATAACACGAATATCATGCACCTTTACAGCCTGACGGATAACCCCGTAGTAGTTTTGACACTTGTCTCCATTTTCAATATACTGAAAAATTCTATTCTTTAACCACACCACAGTCCCATGGGACAGTTTTGCAACCCCAACCGCCTTTCCGACAGCACCTTCAAACAATGTGTTACGCATTTCAACAATACGATCACCATTAAGCGCGACCAACTCCATGTTATCGGATAGCTGGATGCTCTTATCCATGACAATAATATTATCCTGGTGGCAATTAATGAGGAGCTGAATTGTCTCCTCATTAACTATAATATCGCAATTAAGATGAATATATGCTTCGCCTTCTATCAGATGGCTAGCAAGCCAAAATGAATATGAACTGTTCGAGTTATCATACTCTGGATTATTCACAAACTTAAAATGACAGTCAGAAAATTTTTGGACGTATTTTTTGATAAGCCCACCATGGTATCCAGTGGCAATAACGATATCTTTAATTCCATTGGCCTTTAGCGAAGTAATCTGATAGTCAATAATCGGTTTACCAGCAACCTTAACCAAGGCCTTAGGAATCTCTTTTGTATAGTCATTTAGTCTGCTACCGAGACCGGCAGCAAGTATAAGCGCTTTCATCTTAACAAACTCACATCAGATAAATTGATTTAGCCAGTCTCAAGTCTTCCAATGCTCTCACTTTTTTAGCTTGCTCAATGAAGGGCCTGAATTCGCAGCGAACCGCCACATTCTTAGATAATGTTTCATATAAAAAAGACAAGACCGACTCTGGGATTTCAGGGTAAATATTAAAAAAATCACCAACAAAATGAAACGGCAGGTAATCCGGCCCAAAATATGAAAAATTCTTCTGGATAATCTCCAATTCTTCACCTTCTGCCATAGCTTCCCTCATTTCCATAAACTCTTGAATATATGGAGGAGAAAAATCAACATAGTGGACCACGTTTTCTTTGTCACAGACAAAATTCTTAGGATGCGGGTCTATGAATAAACCGGATTGAACTGCCAAACTTATTATTTTGGATATCTGTTCTACAACATCATTGTCCCCTTGCATCAAGTCGTCCAAAGAAAAGTTCTGCTGAATATTTGGTCCGTGAAAATGGCATATATATATGAGCCTATCCCCTTCGTTGAAAGACTCCTCCACTACCGGCAAAGGAATTCCCTTCTTCCTCAATTGCTTAATATAACGATCTGTCAGTTGTTTTATTTCGGCCATTTTTTCACTCAGCGCAGTGTTCGGTCGTATGATTTTTTTTATACACGGCGTGCCGTTAATATCAAGCAACTCAAAGGAGGTATTTAAAACACTAAAATTGCCAAATCCCGTATCAGGTCTCATTCAAAAGCCTACTTTCTTAATTTAATAATTCTAAATTTACAACTGCGCCAAAACCCTATACTTCGATAATCTTATCCAGCAATAGCTGATCGATAATTTTTGTAAAGAATCGCCTACTATTATCAATCTGCTCGAGTATTGTGTATCTTTGTTTTTGCCGCCCTCTTTCCCGAGAATCCAACAATCCTGCAATCACTTGCTCTTTTGTCAATCCAATTTTTGCCAAAGATGAAGGAAGGCCCAATCGTTGCATCATTTTTTTAATGCTCAGGTAATCCTGACCTTGGATGTATGACATGATCAGAACGCCCAATGCAACGAGTTCGCCATGAAGAGGAACAGTTGAACACTTTTCTTCAGCACAAAGCGCAAATAAATGCTCAGAGCCAGACGCGGGCGCACTACCAACCCAATCGGTTATGCAGCATAGTACCACCTGCGCCAGATGATACTCCCGTACCCAATTCAAAAACGGCTCAGACAAGTCAACAGTTTCAAGCCACAGTATTACACGCGCTGTTAAATCTTCAACAAAATAGTTCCGCTGTCTATTATACTGCGAAATCGAAAGCTTCCAGTCATATACGGCGGTATAAAATGCCATAATATCGCCTAACCCGGTCCGGATCAAACGAAAATTACTTTCCGCAAGCTTATCAAATACCCCCAAATCAAGCAGAGCAAGATGGGGCGGAGAACCATCTATCGTTAACTTATAACCCAGCTGCTTGATTGCTGGAAGCGCGTGGATTTTAGGAGAAGCATACACATGAGTTGCTAAACTAGTGGGAAACGAAATTGTCTGTCTCTCGGTTTTTAGTCCAATAAACTTTTGGATATCAATTGTTCTTCCGCCCCCGACCCCTACGATATAATCAATTTGACTGTTATCTAATATTGAATCAATAACATTCTCCAGAATTTCTCCGTTAAACTCGTCATCAAGATTAAGTGTCATATTTGCAGAATAGAGAGAACTTTTGCTTAACCCGTGCTCAATAAACTCAAATGGTGTTTTTTCTGTCACCAATAGGGATTTTCTTGAAATAACCGGCCAGACATATTCGATCAATCTGTGTCCAGCAGAAACAAAGGGTGCGATTTGATAGGCTAAAAGTTCCTTTGGCAAAAGCTTCTCAGACAGATCAAAGCTTTCTGAGCTGAATGGGGTATTAAATGTATCATTGTACGCCTTTTGATATTGGCCATCCCATGCCGAATCACTTTTTTTCCCTCTGCCGTTTTTTTCTTTTAAAAGATATGATTCTAAATCATATAAGTGGTTCTGTTTACTTGATTTCTCTCTCATCCTAAACTTTCTTTTTTAGGGTTGTCCACTTCACGTTCTTTCAAGCTAAACCTTTTTTTAATTTTAGGGTATATTTTACTGGTTTAGTTTGCTCCACCTTCTCTTTATTTCAATTGATAGCAATAGTATTGCTGATATAAAAAAACCGGCCCAAAATCCCCAAAAGGCATATTTAATAATGCTTGGTGCAACAGGTCTGGTTGATACAAATATGTCACCGTCAGTAACAAACGCCCTCAGTTTTGATTCACTAATTTCCAAATCCTTCAAAAGAGTGGTTTGCTTCTTGATTTCACCAGAGAATTCATGCCAATCATTAAATAAATAAATGTGGTTTTCTATTAATTGCAGTTCTTGCTCAAGCATTTGAACTAAGCTGTTCAGCATTTCTACCCTTTGACTTTGCAAAAAAATACTGGGTTGGTTTTTGCCGTGGATAATTTCAGACAGTTTGATCTCTTTTTGCAAAACCACTATCTCTTTTTTTAAGCCCGCTGTTTTCTTTCTGACCAAATCGGAGACAGCAGACCGTTCTCTGACAAGATTAGATATCAGCTTCTGCTCAATGGTGTAGCTATTCAAAAAATCAACAAATCGCTTCAGTGTATTTTTAATATCTTTTTGATCCGTTCCTACGATAGAAATGTGAATTTTTGAATCAAACGAATTCCGGCTCGGCATGGAATATTTTACAAATATACTTTTACCCTGAAAAGAACCAATCCCCAATGAGCCAAGGTGAACCATTTTTAAGCGACTATCAAATGGAATCTGATTTTCACCTGAGAACTTCTGTAAAAAGGCAACACTTTGAACATTCCTTTTGACATCAACAAATATTGCGTTGGCGGAATTGTAACTAAAACCAATATAACTTAGCAGTCCCTCTATTTCAGGTGAATCAATGGTTTCTAATTTAGGGGGACATAGAGTCACACTGGCTTGATAGTATTTATCCAAAAAAAGAGAATACAGAATTGATGTCAGGCAGAATAAAAATGAAAAAATACCAACCACAAGTATTTTTTTTAAAACAATTTGGCAACAATACCAATTTGCACTATCCACCTTATTCATGTTGTCCTCAAAAATGATTTATTGTTGGATTAGTTTAATTTCTTCATACAATTAAACAACAAAAAAGCCCTCAATTTATCAATTACGCAGAGTAAAAACACTAAATAAAAGCTATACCATTGCACGGCATCACATCTTTTTGAGCCAAGAAGAAGTCGACCTTATAGTTTCGCTTTACTAAAACTTTAAACCTTGGTCTTAAAATTATTAGTGAATCAAAATGATAAAATCCTAAGAATGTGCAAATCATGCAAAGGTCTCTTTCTGGACATAGCTCCGCCCTTTCGGCGACAGGCTTCACCGACAATGTAAAAGGACATCTTTAGTTAGCCTATTGGCTAAAATCAATAAAACCCTTTGATTTCACAAGCAATTCCGGATTATTACAGAAGTCAGCATCTATATCCTCCCCCAGTTCTAAAAGAATTTTGATTTCCTTTTTAATATCTTCATATTCTTTGAGTTTGTGTTTCAAACAATGGAGGATCAAATGTGTTAATTCTTTTAGTCCGATTGGTGTAATGTGATAAAGATATGCATTTTTATGTGAAGTGTTTTTGAACTGCTCGATCCGGATAAGTCCAGTTTGAACGATTGCTGATATACAATAGTTGATTTTCCCGAGACTAACTCCAATCATTTTGCTCATCTCTCTCTGGGTTAGACTTGGATTGTCCTTTAAAAGTGAAAGCAATTTTAAT encodes:
- a CDS encoding iron-containing alcohol dehydrogenase, coding for MREKSSKQNHLYDLESYLLKEKNGRGKKSDSAWDGQYQKAYNDTFNTPFSSESFDLSEKLLPKELLAYQIAPFVSAGHRLIEYVWPVISRKSLLVTEKTPFEFIEHGLSKSSLYSANMTLNLDDEFNGEILENVIDSILDNSQIDYIVGVGGGRTIDIQKFIGLKTERQTISFPTSLATHVYASPKIHALPAIKQLGYKLTIDGSPPHLALLDLGVFDKLAESNFRLIRTGLGDIMAFYTAVYDWKLSISQYNRQRNYFVEDLTARVILWLETVDLSEPFLNWVREYHLAQVVLCCITDWVGSAPASGSEHLFALCAEEKCSTVPLHGELVALGVLIMSYIQGQDYLSIKKMMQRLGLPSSLAKIGLTKEQVIAGLLDSRERGRQKQRYTILEQIDNSRRFFTKIIDQLLLDKIIEV
- a CDS encoding class I SAM-dependent methyltransferase, with the translated sequence MGKQQIGIDSHEIKEVCLVCGGTSWELIGEHQEFSGSYIILCPKCKFMTTSPLPSEFDVEQHYRKFYREQERKVSFYYRQSQKLRARSQFRFIKKYLDRPMSGLRVLEIGAGIGCLLNNFAIKGARVNGFEPRQELADFAMQKFDLSLIVSPFDLKKVAEKRYDIILLSHVLEHILELPVFIQGLKQIISKNGFLFIEIPNENKVKIHNRIVFQYKTDSHVHFFNPTNINRFMEQYAFKSQRLLTVGEDTETIQRNSSDRQNNSWVKGLHQDLIDFHRKSKGIWRNFSAAVLKCLSGFIYLSVIFQLVANNPNFKYYNPSGRKQGNWIRSLWKLQ
- a CDS encoding ribulose-phosphate 3-epimerase, whose protein sequence is MIEFSLLCLEKHKLQNSLPKLLPLVDSVHLDIMDGEFVPVEAFSTEFISEFRTDLPKHVHVMSYDPLHYLDRLQNIDSFTFHFESVDNHSDIIDAIHKKGFQAGLCVNPETPVSKIAEYLPDVDRILLMAVNPGYSGQKYIQSTSEKIIRLRQEAPDLEIVIDGGMHENTIREVMTLGANACVVCSVIVQSPDWASKVSELKAAGEIGYNNNIILNN
- a CDS encoding MarR family EPS-associated transcriptional regulator is translated as MNASLDDEIKLKLLSLLKDNPSLTQREMSKMIGVSLGKINYCISAIVQTGLIRIEQFKNTSHKNAYLYHITPIGLKELTHLILHCLKHKLKEYEDIKKEIKILLELGEDIDADFCNNPELLVKSKGFIDFSQ
- a CDS encoding phosphocholine cytidylyltransferase family protein, producing MKALILAAGLGSRLNDYTKEIPKALVKVAGKPIIDYQITSLKANGIKDIVIATGYHGGLIKKYVQKFSDCHFKFVNNPEYDNSNSSYSFWLASHLIEGEAYIHLNCDIIVNEETIQLLINCHQDNIIVMDKSIQLSDNMELVALNGDRIVEMRNTLFEGAVGKAVGVAKLSHGTVVWLKNRIFQYIENGDKCQNYYGVIRQAVKVHDIRVIEYSGILLEVNTVSDLKKAEMILLS
- the rpiB gene encoding ribose 5-phosphate isomerase B — protein: MSIAIGCDHVAIDLKEAIKAHLSEKGISYKDFGTFSAERMDYPVVAADVCKSIQRGSCNQGILICGTGVGMSIAANKFEGVRSVVCSEPFSAKASKEHNNTNVLALGARVVGAELAKMIVDSWLTAEYEGGRHQVRIDQIYEYEKIGKV
- a CDS encoding HAD family phosphatase, translating into MKAALFDLDGVLIDSELDRIQTYSRLLENEFGLSVSLEPSQFIGCSEEKNVSLILDKLGLKGDAQKLIKARRQLLLDVAARAPLIDDCVSLAKKLIENQISVAIATNSYGRYVEIVIERLGFHQQALVMGNQVLRPKPDPEIFLRAAEKLEVASRECLVFEDSPSGCLAAESAGMSCVLIRHRYNKGFSNKNIIGQIDIGSKVPDAIWDLFS